The following are encoded together in the Bradymonas sediminis genome:
- a CDS encoding acyl-CoA thioesterase, which translates to MSKSVKEILSAYPVVIEMPVSWGDMDAFGHVNNKRYFGYFEDARIAYFAQAKVAEVSGMASGIGPVLASTSCRFRAPLKFPDYLGVGARVVDIEEDRFTVEHAVASQNLGIIAALGEARVVSFDFTKNASVPVPQEWLRAIKALEG; encoded by the coding sequence ATGAGTAAGAGCGTAAAAGAGATACTCAGCGCATATCCGGTTGTCATTGAGATGCCGGTTTCCTGGGGCGATATGGACGCCTTCGGGCACGTCAATAACAAGCGGTATTTTGGCTATTTCGAGGACGCGCGTATTGCGTATTTTGCCCAGGCCAAGGTCGCCGAAGTCAGCGGGATGGCCTCCGGCATCGGTCCGGTCCTGGCCTCCACCTCGTGTCGATTTCGGGCGCCGTTGAAATTTCCCGACTACCTGGGGGTGGGGGCGCGCGTGGTCGATATCGAGGAGGACCGATTTACGGTCGAGCACGCGGTGGCCAGCCAGAATTTGGGGATTATCGCGGCGCTGGGCGAGGCGCGTGTGGTGAGCTTTGACTTCACAAAAAACGCCTCGGTCCCGGTGCCCCAGGAGTGGCTGCGCGCGATCAAGGCCCTCGAAGGCTAA